CGCCAATCGAACACTCGCTATTGGTACATTGTGGATGACGGCCCTCTTCAGTATGAACCGCGCAGCAGCGCTTGCCATAGTAGAGAACCGTTATCATGACCTTGTGGGATCAATCCATGCCATCGTGTGGCGTGGTGACAGCAAGACCTTCCGCTTCACCTTCGTCAGTCCCCAAGCAGAAACGATCTTAGGATATCCCGTTCGTCGCTGGATCGAAGAGCCTACATTCTGGCAGGACCGCATCGTGCCTGAGGATCGTGAACGGGTGTTGGCATCCTGTGCAGAGGCGACACGGCAAGGACTGAGCCACCAATTTGACTATCGCATGGTTGCCGCCGACGGGCGGATCGTATGGCTCAGAGATTACGTCAACGTCATCATGGACAACGGCGAGCCGAAAGAATCCATCGGGGTTATGGTGGATATCACTGAAGAGCAACACGCCAAGCAAGCAGTTCAGAACAGCGAGAAACGATTTCAGGCTTTGGTGGAAGTCAGTCCAGACGCCATCTTTGTTAACCGCGGAGACCGGATTGTATTCATCAACGACCGCGGTCTCCGCCTCTTTCGTGCAACGAGTTCCGACCAGATGATCGGCCATTCGCCATCGGAGTTCTTTCATCCCGACTTTCACGAGGTGATCCGACAGCGTATCAAATGGATCATGGAAACGAGGATGCCTTCGGAAATGTTGGAAGAACAAATCGTGTGTCTGGACGGGACCATTGTAGATGTTGAGGTCGCTGCCGCTATGATCATCGACGCCGGAATGCCCGCCATCCAGGTCGTCTTGCGCGACATTACGAAACGCCGGCTGGCCGAACAGGAGCGGGAGGTCCTGATCCATACACTCGGTGAGCGCGTGAAAGAATTGACACTCCTGCAGAAGGTGGCCCGTCTTCTCCAAGACCACGATACACCAGTCGATGAAACCCTGCGAAAGATCGTCACCCTCATACCGTCCGGCTTCCAATATCCAGATGTCTGCGCAGCTCGGATTGTTAGCGACGGCGTGAT
This genomic window from Nitrospira sp. contains:
- a CDS encoding PAS domain S-box protein yields the protein MCILLAGSLFLLDLHTPLGIADGVLYAFVVILSFWLPSPRATVLVAGSCTGLIILGFFLSPPGDVSFGIANRTLAIGTLWMTALFSMNRAAALAIVENRYHDLVGSIHAIVWRGDSKTFRFTFVSPQAETILGYPVRRWIEEPTFWQDRIVPEDRERVLASCAEATRQGLSHQFDYRMVAADGRIVWLRDYVNVIMDNGEPKESIGVMVDITEEQHAKQAVQNSEKRFQALVEVSPDAIFVNRGDRIVFINDRGLRLFRATSSDQMIGHSPSEFFHPDFHEVIRQRIKWIMETRMPSEMLEEQIVCLDGTIVDVEVAAAMIIDAGMPAIQVVLRDITKRRLAEQEREVLIHTLGERVKELTLLQKVARLLQDHDTPVDETLRKIVTLIPSGFQYPDVCAARIVSDGVICTSENFSESPWVLQSNICFSGTKQGEIEVVYLKERGDEAEGPFLKEERNLLNGLAEQCALYLKSMHTLV